TCGGGTTGCACCTGCAACCGCTCCTTCGTCGGCATGGGTATCTTTGATAACGCCTTCTCGTTTAGCTGCCACAACAGCTCTCTCTACGATTTTTGCCACTGAAGGTACAAACTCACCACCATAATCTACTGCTGCAGTTTTTATCCCAATTTTGGCAAATTCGTTTTTCAAATTTTTTTCTTCTTCTCGGTCGGATGTTAACGCCATACGAATTGCAACAGCGGCAATTCGCTTGCTGCCAGTTGGTGCATGAACCAACGATATCACCTCATTAAACTCTCTGTAGCGTTAATTAATTATATCTAACAATTTGTATACAAGCAATATCACTCGGTGAATATTTCCGCCCGCTGACCTGCTTTTATTGACAATTGCCCCTTGCTTACTCTGCCCCGTTCAGTCCATTTCTCAACCTGCACAGTTATTGTTTTATTAAGTCTATTATAAATCGTAATGCGATCACGGTTCTGGGAGGGTATAGTTACCTCCCCCAGTAAAAAATCTGCAATCGCTATACCATTTCTTTCTACTATTATTGCAGCTGATTGGCTAAAGTTTTCAGGTATGAGGCGCCAGTAATAATCTGCTTGATTTTGTTCGGTGCTAAAAACAGATATAGCTTCTTCAGAGTAATATATATGTCCCTTGGGGTCCTGATGATTTTCTAAAAAGGCTGAGACTTTAAAATACCCCTCCATTGGTATTGAATTGTCC
Above is a window of Carboxydocella sporoproducens DSM 16521 DNA encoding:
- a CDS encoding HutP family protein, which gives rise to MVHAPTGSKRIAAVAIRMALTSDREEEKNLKNEFAKIGIKTAAVDYGGEFVPSVAKIVERAVVAAKREGVIKDTHADEGAVAGATREALAQIMPKAVGLNVGGKIGIARYQDHISVAVFFGIGLLHLDEVAIGLGHRAAPQ